In Callospermophilus lateralis isolate mCalLat2 chromosome 4, mCalLat2.hap1, whole genome shotgun sequence, one genomic interval encodes:
- the Gnptab gene encoding N-acetylglucosamine-1-phosphotransferase subunits alpha/beta isoform X5, translating to MQDLAFLSGFPPTFKETSQLKTKLPENLSSKIKLLQLYSEASVALLKLNNPKGFQELNKQTKKNMTIDGKELTISPAYLLWDLSAISQSKQDEDVSASRFEDNEELRYSLRSIERHAPWVRNIFIVTNGQIPSWLNLDNPRVKIVTHQDVFRNLSHLPTFSSPAIESHIHRIEGLSQKFIYLNDDVMFGKDVWPDDFYSHSKGQKVYLTWPVPNCAEGCPGSWIKDGYCDKACNNSACDWDGGDCTGNNGGSRYVAGGGGTGSIGVGQPWQFGGGINSVSYCNQGCANSWLADKFCDQACNVLSCGFDAGDCGQDHFHELYKVTLLPNQTHYVIPKGERLPYFSFAEIAKRGVEGAYSDNPIIRHASIANKWKTIHLIMHSGMNATTIYFNITFQNTNDEEFKIQLTVDVDTREGPKVNATTQKSYENLDSPITLLPEAEILFEDIPEEKRFPKVKRHDVNTTGRFQEEVKVPLVNISLLPKEAQLSLSNLDSQLEQGDITLKGYNLSKLALLRSFLVNLQDDKVKNLATLTDEINDSLEVPAEKLAHESLGRLHRSTFPSGTVKVNYQGQNPPLLLETKARFKLETQTQNNGGNVSKGKLSSLIIPPEIHVTKEKEITGKEEEQNRMEEDAKDHLDVNEVLPGRKLQHFIGTHLGFFPWEKKKYFQDLLDEEESLKTQLAYFTDSKHTGRQLKDTFADSLRYVNKILNSKFGFTSRKVPAHMPHMIDRIVMQELQDMFPEEFDKTSFHKVRHSEDMQFAFSYFYYLMSAVQPLNISQVFDEVDTDQSGVLSDREIRTLATRIHDLPLSLQDLTGLEHMLINCSKTLPANVTQLNHIPPTQEAYYDPNLPPVTKNLVTNCKPVTDKIHKAYKDKNKYRFEIMGEEEIAFKMIRTNVSHVVGQLDDIRKNPRKFVCLNDNIDHNHKDAQTVKAVLRDFYESMFPIPSQFELPREYRNRFLHMHELQEWRAYRDKLKFWTHCVLATLIIFTVFSFFAEQLIALKRKVFPRRRINKEASPDRIRV from the exons ttgcaGTTGTATTCAGAGGCTAGTGTGGCCCTTCTAAAACTGAATAATCCCAAGGGTTTCCAAGAACTAAATAAGCAAACTAAGAAGAATATGACCATCGATGGGAAAGAACTGACCATAAGTCCTGCATATTTATTATGGGATCTGAGTGCCATCAGCCAG TCCAAGCAGGACGAGGATGTTTCTGCCAGCCGATTTGAAGATAATGAAGAGCTGAGGTACTCGTTGCGGTCCATCGAGAGGCATGCACCGTGGGTTCGGAATATTTTCATTGTCACCAATGGGCAGATTCCATCCTGGCTGAACCTTGACAATCCTCGAGTGAAAATAGTGACACACCAG GATGTTTTTCGAAATTTGAGCCACTTGCCTACCTTTAGTTCACCTGCTATTGAAAGTCACATTCATCGCATTGAAGGACTGTCTCAGAAATTTATTTACCTAAATGATGACGTCATGTTTGGGAAGGATGTCTGGCCAGATGATTTCTATAGTCACTCCAAGGGTCAAAAG GTTTATTTGACATGGCCTGTGCCAAACTGTGCCGAGGGCTGCCCAGGTTCCTGGATTAAAGATGGCTATTGTGACAAGGCTTGTAATAATTCAGCCTGTGACTGGGATGGTGGTGATTGTACTG GTAACAATGGAGGGAGTCGCTATGTTGCAGGAGGCGGAGGTACTGGGAGCATTGGTGTTGGACAGCCCTGGCAGTTTGGTGGAGGAATAAACAGCGTCTCCTACTGTAATCAAGGATGTGCAAATTCCTGGCTCGCTGATAAGTTCTGTGACCAAGCCTGCAACGTCTTGTCTTGTGGCTTTGATGCTGGTGACTGTGGGCAAG atcattttcatgaattaTATAAAGTAACTCTTCTTCCAAACCAGACTCACTATGTTATTCCAAAAGGTGAACGCCTGCCTTATTTCAGCTTTGCAGAAATAGCCAAAAGAGGAGTTGAAGGTGCCTATAGTGACAACCCCATAATTCGACATGCTTCTATTGCCAATAAGTGGAAAACCATTCACCTCATAATGCACAGTGGAATGAATGCAACTACAATATATTTTAACATCACATTTCAAAACACAAATGATGAAGAGTTCAAAATCCAGCTAACAGTAGATGTGGATACAAGGGAGGGACCCAAGGTGAATGCTACAACCCAGAAGTCTTATGAAAATTTGGATAGCCCCATAACACTTCTTCCAGAGGCAGAAATCCTTTTTGAGGATATTCCTGAAGAAAAACGCTTCCCAAAGGTCAAGAGACATGATGTTAACACAACAGGAAGATTCCAGGAGGAGGTGAAAGTTCCCTTGGTAAATATTTCACTCCTCCCAAAAGAGGCCCAATTGAGTCTCAGCAACTTGGACTCGCAACTGGAACAAGGAGACATCACTTTGAAAGGATACAATTTGTCCAAGTTAGCCTTGCTGAGATCATTTCTGGTGAACTTACAGGATGATAAAGTAAAAAATCTAGCTACTCTAACAGATGAAATAAATGACAGTTTGGAGGTCCCAGCAGAAAAACTGGCTCATGAAAGCCTAGGAAGATTACACAGGTCCACTTTTCCATCAGGGACAGTAAAAGTGAACTACCAGGGTCAGAATCCACCACTGCTCTTAGAGACCAAAGCAAGATTTAAATTGGAAACTCAGACCCAAAATAACGGTGGGAATGTGTCTAAAGGAAAGCTTTCATCTCTGATTATTCCACCGGAAATCCATGtgacaaaagaaaaggaaatcacagggaaagaagaagagcaaaacagaaTGGAGGAAGATGCTAAAGATCACCTAGATGTTAATGAGGTTTTACCTGGAAGAAAGCTGCAGCATTTCATAGGAACTCATCTGGGCTTTTTTCCTTgggagaaaaaaaagtatttccaaGATCTTCTTGAT GAAGAAGAGTCATTGAAGACACAATTGGCATACTTTACTGATAGCAAACATACTGGGAGGCAACTAAAAGATACATTTGCAGATTCACTCCgatatgtaaataaaattttaaacagcAAGTTTGGATTCACATCTCGGAAAGTCCCTGCACACATGCCTCACATGATTGACCGAATTGTTATGCAAGAACTGCAGGATAT GTTCCCTGAAGAATTTGACAAgacgtcgtttcacaaagtgcgtCATTCGGAGGACATGCAATTTgccttctcttatttttattatctCATGAGTGCAGTTCAGCCACTGAATATATCACAAGTCTTTGATGAAGTTGATACAGACCAATCTGGTGTCCTATCTGACAGAGAAATCCGAACACTGGCTACCAGAATTCATGATCTTCCTTTAAGTTTACAG gATTTGACAGGTCTTGAACACATGTTAATAAATTGCTCAAAAACACTACCTGCTAATGTCACTCAGCTAAACCACATTCCCCCAACTCAGGAAGCATACTATGATCCCAATCTG CCACCGGTCACTAAAAATCTAGTAACCAACTGTAAACCAGTAACTGACAAAATCCACAAAGCATATAAGGACAAAAACAAATATAG GTTTGAAATAATGGGAGAAGAAGAGATTGCTTTCAAAATGATTCGTACCAATGTTTCTCATGTGGTTGGCCAGTTGGATGACATAAGAAAAAACCCCAG GAAGTTTGTTTGCCTAAATGACAACATTGATCACAATCATAAAGATGCCCAGACAGTGAAGGCCGTTCTCAGGGACTTCTATGAATCCATGTTTCCCATACCTTCCCAATTTGAGCTGCCAAGAGAATACCGAAACCGTTTCCTTCATATGCATGAGCTGCAAGAATG GAGGGCATATCGAGATAAGTTGAAGTTTTGGACCCATTGTGTACTAGCTACTTTGATTATATTTACTGTGTTCTCGTTTTTTGCTGAACAG TTAATTGCTCTTAAGCGGAAGGTGTTTCCCAGGAGGAGGATAAACAAAGAAGCCAGTCCCGATCGAATCAGGGTCTAG